In Brevibacillus brevis NBRC 100599, a single genomic region encodes these proteins:
- the metH gene encoding methionine synthase yields MKPTFREQLSRKILILDGAMGTMLQQANLTADDFGGEAYDGCNELLNLTRPDVIRSIHEKYLEAGADIVETNTFGAASIVLAEYDVAEKDLEINIAAARLAREAVDAYSTEEWPRFVAGAMGPTTKTLSLTGGVTFEELVEAYYRQAKGLILGGSDVLLLETSQDTLNVKAGGIGIRKAFEELGQEIPVMLSGTIEPMGTTLAGQNIEAFYISLEHIKPVSIGLNCATGPEFMRDHLRTLSGIAQCAVSCYPNAGLPDENGHYHETPQGLASKMRAFAEQGWINVAGGCCGTTPDHIQAMAETLKDCKPRSTAVEPLSAVSGIEVVYVEDDNRPLLVGERTNVIGSKKFREMIAAGHYEEASDIARAQVKRGAHVIDICLADPDRDEYEDMEKFLQFIVKKVKAPLMIDSTDAKVMELGLRYSQGKAILNSINLEDGLERFEEVVPLIHKFGASVVVGTIEEAGMAITREKKLEVAQRSYDILVNQYGIKPQDIIFDPLVFPVGTGDEQYIGSAKETVEGIRLIKQAMPACKTILGVSNVSFGLPPAGREVLNAVFLYHTTLAGLDYAIVNTEKLERYASIPEDERKLAEALLFETNDETLAAFTEFYRQKKKEVSVEVSSLTLEERLARYVVEGSKDGLVEDLKLALDKYAPLEIINGPLMTGMEEVGRLFNGNQLIVAEVLQSAEVMKASVSFLEPFMEKSDAAAKGKILLATVKGDVHDIGKNLVEIILSNNGYNVVNLGIKVPPEQLIAACREEKPDAIGLSGLLVKSAQQMVITAQDLRDAGIDIPMMVGGAALTRKFTSNRIAPEYRGIVLYAKDAMDGLDLVNRLQNPEERDRLVEEQQHLLEAVATAQPVVEEKKAPLPARSAISRTVPIHLPPDCERHVLRQYPLSHLQPYLNLRMLLGKHLGVRGNVDRLIEEGDEKVLELYGIVEELLKEAKQKGTITTHGVYQFFPAQSDGNDILVYDPKDHSKLLERFSFPRQLEEPHLCLSDFLRPVESKEMDYVGFLTVTAGGGIREKSTELKDRGDYLRSHVLQSLALELAEAFAERIHHVMRDVWGIPDPVEMTMLERFGARYQGIRVSFGYPACPNLEDQAQLFRLLRPEDIGVQLTEGFMMEPEASVSAMVFAHPEARYFNAGPSIFEV; encoded by the coding sequence ATGAAACCAACTTTTCGCGAACAGCTTTCCCGGAAAATTCTGATTCTGGACGGTGCAATGGGCACCATGCTTCAACAGGCGAACCTGACCGCTGATGATTTCGGCGGTGAAGCCTATGATGGCTGTAATGAACTCCTGAACCTGACCAGACCAGATGTGATCCGTTCGATTCACGAGAAATATTTAGAGGCGGGCGCAGACATTGTCGAGACAAATACGTTTGGTGCTGCTTCCATTGTTTTGGCTGAGTACGATGTGGCAGAGAAGGACCTTGAAATCAATATAGCGGCAGCACGCTTGGCCAGAGAAGCGGTGGATGCCTATTCCACGGAGGAATGGCCGCGTTTTGTAGCAGGTGCAATGGGACCTACGACCAAAACCCTTTCGTTGACAGGTGGTGTCACTTTCGAAGAACTGGTCGAGGCGTATTATCGTCAGGCAAAAGGTCTGATTCTCGGTGGCTCCGATGTGCTTCTTTTGGAAACTTCGCAAGATACGTTGAACGTCAAGGCTGGCGGAATCGGGATTCGCAAAGCTTTTGAAGAGCTTGGACAGGAGATCCCGGTGATGCTGTCAGGTACGATTGAGCCGATGGGCACGACGCTGGCGGGTCAAAACATCGAGGCGTTTTACATCTCCTTGGAGCATATAAAGCCTGTCTCTATCGGTCTGAACTGTGCGACAGGACCCGAGTTCATGCGCGATCACCTGCGGACACTATCAGGAATTGCCCAATGTGCGGTCAGCTGTTATCCGAATGCAGGCTTGCCAGACGAGAATGGCCATTACCATGAAACACCACAGGGACTTGCTTCGAAAATGCGAGCATTCGCTGAACAGGGCTGGATAAACGTCGCTGGCGGCTGCTGTGGAACAACGCCTGACCATATTCAAGCGATGGCAGAGACCTTGAAAGACTGCAAGCCACGGAGTACAGCTGTAGAACCGCTGAGCGCGGTCTCCGGGATCGAGGTCGTTTACGTCGAAGATGACAATCGTCCCTTGCTAGTTGGGGAGAGAACCAATGTCATCGGTTCCAAAAAATTTCGTGAAATGATTGCAGCCGGACACTATGAAGAAGCATCTGATATTGCCCGAGCCCAAGTAAAACGTGGCGCACACGTCATCGATATATGCTTGGCTGACCCCGACCGTGATGAATATGAAGATATGGAAAAATTCCTACAGTTCATCGTGAAAAAAGTAAAAGCGCCCCTCATGATCGACTCGACAGATGCCAAGGTCATGGAGCTGGGACTTCGCTATTCGCAAGGAAAGGCGATTCTCAACTCGATCAACTTGGAAGACGGGTTGGAGCGATTCGAGGAAGTCGTCCCACTTATTCACAAGTTCGGTGCCTCCGTTGTCGTTGGAACGATTGAGGAAGCGGGTATGGCGATCACTCGCGAAAAGAAGCTGGAGGTCGCGCAGCGCTCGTACGACATTCTTGTCAACCAGTACGGAATAAAGCCACAGGATATTATTTTCGATCCACTCGTCTTTCCAGTAGGGACAGGGGATGAACAATACATCGGCTCTGCAAAGGAAACCGTAGAAGGCATTCGTTTGATCAAACAAGCAATGCCTGCTTGCAAGACGATCCTGGGTGTCAGTAACGTTTCCTTCGGCTTGCCTCCTGCTGGGCGGGAAGTGCTGAACGCGGTCTTCTTGTACCACACCACTCTCGCAGGGCTTGATTACGCCATCGTCAACACGGAGAAGCTGGAGCGCTACGCTTCGATTCCGGAAGACGAGAGAAAGCTGGCAGAAGCCCTTCTATTCGAGACAAATGATGAGACATTGGCGGCTTTCACAGAATTTTATCGCCAAAAGAAAAAGGAAGTCAGTGTGGAAGTCTCCTCGTTAACGCTCGAAGAACGCTTGGCCCGTTATGTAGTCGAAGGCTCCAAGGATGGTCTGGTGGAAGACCTGAAGCTGGCTCTGGATAAATACGCACCGCTCGAGATCATCAACGGTCCGTTGATGACGGGGATGGAAGAGGTCGGTCGCCTATTCAACGGCAACCAGCTGATCGTGGCAGAAGTATTGCAGAGCGCGGAAGTCATGAAGGCTTCTGTATCATTTTTAGAGCCGTTCATGGAAAAAAGCGATGCCGCTGCCAAGGGGAAAATCTTGTTGGCGACAGTCAAGGGTGATGTACACGACATCGGGAAAAACCTCGTGGAAATTATTTTGTCAAACAACGGCTACAATGTCGTGAACCTAGGAATCAAGGTACCACCAGAGCAACTGATTGCTGCATGCAGAGAAGAAAAGCCGGATGCCATCGGTCTGTCTGGACTCTTGGTAAAATCCGCGCAGCAAATGGTCATTACTGCACAAGACCTGCGTGATGCAGGCATTGATATCCCGATGATGGTTGGCGGTGCGGCGTTAACGCGCAAGTTCACATCGAATCGGATCGCACCGGAATACCGTGGAATTGTTTTATACGCAAAAGACGCCATGGATGGTCTGGACCTCGTGAATCGTCTGCAAAATCCGGAAGAACGAGATCGCTTGGTAGAGGAACAGCAGCATCTGCTGGAAGCTGTCGCAACGGCTCAGCCTGTTGTCGAGGAGAAAAAAGCACCTTTGCCAGCTCGTTCAGCCATTAGCAGAACCGTTCCAATCCATCTGCCGCCCGATTGTGAACGACATGTTCTGCGACAATACCCGCTGAGCCATCTGCAACCGTATTTGAACCTGCGGATGCTCCTCGGAAAACACCTCGGTGTACGCGGAAATGTAGATAGATTGATAGAGGAAGGCGACGAGAAGGTACTGGAACTATACGGCATTGTGGAAGAGCTATTAAAGGAAGCGAAGCAAAAAGGAACCATTACGACACACGGTGTGTATCAGTTCTTCCCGGCTCAGTCAGATGGCAACGATATTTTGGTCTATGATCCAAAAGACCACAGCAAGCTGCTGGAGCGCTTTTCGTTCCCGCGTCAGCTGGAAGAACCTCATCTCTGCCTGTCCGACTTCTTGCGACCAGTCGAGAGCAAGGAAATGGATTATGTCGGATTCCTGACCGTAACGGCTGGAGGCGGGATTCGCGAAAAATCAACAGAGCTAAAAGATCGTGGTGACTACTTGCGCTCTCATGTCCTCCAATCCTTGGCATTGGAGCTGGCAGAGGCATTTGCTGAGCGAATTCACCACGTCATGCGCGACGTGTGGGGCATACCGGACCCGGTTGAGATGACGATGCTAGAACGTTTCGGAGCCAGATACCAAGGCATTCGAGTTTCCTTCGGTTACCCTGCTTGCCCGAACCTGGAAGATCAGGCGCAGTTATTCCGCCTATTGCGTCCAGAGGATATCGGCGTTCAGCTGACAGAGGGCTTCATGATGGAGCCAGAGGCTTCCGTATCGGCGATGGTATTTGCTCACCCAGAAGCGCGTTATTTCAACGCAGGTCCATCTATTTTTGAAGTTTAA
- a CDS encoding YjcZ family sporulation protein: MSTSFCGNGFFGDCFAIVLVLFILLVIIGCSCDEC; the protein is encoded by the coding sequence ATGAGTACATCTTTCTGCGGTAACGGATTCTTCGGTGACTGCTTCGCAATCGTGCTCGTGCTGTTTATCCTGTTGGTTATTATCGGGTGTTCCTGTGACGAGTGTTAG
- a CDS encoding sigma-70 family RNA polymerase sigma factor → MNASAKSSEADWTLQLTNEEKLTRLMSEYGDNIVQLAYLIVKDRGIAEDITQEVFLKAYRGLDQFRHQSSVKTWLYRIAINESRKYLRSWSFRQIFSTYLSKEEAPPEEADTANVESAVIGRMSKVQVAEQVMKLSPLYRKVMVLHYYEDLSIREMAQVLDISEDAVRTQLSRARKHFKALCEKEGLEWT, encoded by the coding sequence GTGAATGCAAGTGCCAAAAGTAGCGAAGCGGACTGGACGCTGCAATTGACCAACGAGGAGAAGCTGACGAGACTCATGAGCGAGTACGGAGACAACATCGTGCAGCTCGCCTACTTGATCGTCAAGGATCGGGGAATCGCGGAAGACATTACCCAGGAAGTGTTCTTGAAGGCATATCGGGGTCTGGATCAGTTCCGCCATCAGAGTAGCGTGAAAACGTGGCTTTACCGAATCGCGATCAACGAGTCCCGCAAATATTTACGTTCGTGGTCCTTTCGCCAGATTTTTTCTACCTACCTCTCCAAAGAGGAAGCACCCCCGGAAGAGGCCGACACCGCAAACGTTGAATCGGCAGTCATCGGACGAATGAGCAAGGTACAAGTAGCGGAGCAGGTGATGAAGCTCTCGCCGCTGTACCGAAAAGTCATGGTACTTCATTACTATGAGGATTTGTCGATAAGAGAGATGGCGCAAGTGCTGGATATTTCAGAAGATGCCGTACGAACCCAATTGTCACGGGCCCGAAAACATTTTAAGGCATTGTGTGAAAAGGAGGGATTGGAATGGACGTAG
- a CDS encoding YcdB/YcdC domain-containing protein, which produces MDVDKQMREAVRSASEESVEEVRFTKEMELRIRGAIAKNKRKNRNRIFVAGSLAACLAVTAVGMHQQGWFPQMPSGKNVTNAIATTATKTNNKEANQNSVMVSPEEAILPLKKVIPALSKMTIRVDRTSYGISDLTLLEGDNARAKVAYDIQTGQIESFTIDGDRGEQKEGKLPSAKTAENAANAFLQAFLGEGSKSYQHVQTQIYTDEYMVKGPWMSVNYQRMENGQPVPFDVMSVGIDQQEQVAFFGRLNKSEQAFFTKLTDAMPDLSPSLLLLDKEKNHDGMSFILGKTNKEGHQVSLVIYGNGQALESYRLLNRDEKEAASRKEAEGEKALQQERQFLNKLLGADSDNYRLLDANDPGLYLRYHNELPVLSDEISIITTDSGHVQSFRMEPETFEPSQYPDVSTAVSEEVAIKELSENMKLRYVQNPRIRQESKQGDMWQPILEYTPAVSFMQRGREDGTEWYIDATNGKMVYGTGDNGLAYDQLNTKEAHPIESPKEYVKVRSKDEAKALLQAEFGIQVDDSTYRESNRDGRKEYVWNDKNDKYIGVEVLAETGSVVGLGSPRSDTAVTVKREQAEEAALAFLPKYVDPGIKEVQLAQVIQPGEANPVSSGEWEFRYLMSKDGIPVQDRGQKAAYSVTVDPSSGKVTKFENYRETHELVELPASDEIVSKDKAVEAYLRVMPLKLVYLMKDVDGQKLAQPKLAYVPWSDEKLAGKYITLDAVTGKIITK; this is translated from the coding sequence ATGGACGTAGATAAGCAAATGCGTGAAGCGGTACGGAGCGCAAGTGAGGAATCAGTGGAGGAAGTGAGGTTTACAAAAGAGATGGAATTACGGATCAGAGGTGCGATTGCAAAGAATAAACGCAAGAATCGAAACAGAATTTTTGTAGCTGGTTCGCTGGCAGCGTGCTTGGCGGTAACTGCTGTGGGCATGCACCAGCAAGGCTGGTTTCCACAGATGCCAAGTGGTAAAAATGTAACGAATGCGATTGCAACGACTGCTACGAAAACAAACAATAAAGAGGCAAATCAGAACAGTGTAATGGTGTCGCCGGAAGAGGCCATCTTACCATTGAAAAAAGTGATTCCAGCCTTGAGCAAGATGACAATAAGAGTGGATCGTACAAGCTATGGAATCAGTGATCTAACGTTATTGGAAGGCGATAATGCTCGTGCCAAGGTTGCTTATGATATACAGACAGGACAAATTGAGAGCTTTACAATTGATGGTGATCGAGGAGAACAGAAGGAAGGGAAATTGCCATCAGCCAAGACTGCGGAGAATGCGGCAAACGCATTTCTACAAGCTTTCCTTGGGGAGGGAAGCAAGTCCTATCAGCACGTCCAGACTCAGATCTATACCGACGAGTATATGGTAAAAGGCCCATGGATGAGCGTGAATTATCAACGAATGGAAAACGGCCAGCCCGTTCCGTTCGACGTAATGTCGGTTGGAATTGACCAACAGGAGCAAGTCGCGTTTTTCGGGCGATTGAACAAGAGCGAACAAGCCTTTTTCACCAAGCTGACAGATGCCATGCCCGATTTGAGCCCATCCCTTCTTCTTTTGGATAAAGAAAAGAACCACGATGGCATGTCATTCATTTTGGGGAAAACGAACAAGGAGGGGCATCAGGTTTCGCTTGTGATCTATGGAAATGGTCAAGCACTGGAATCGTATAGGCTTTTGAATAGGGATGAAAAGGAAGCAGCGAGCCGGAAAGAAGCAGAAGGAGAAAAAGCCTTGCAGCAAGAGCGACAGTTCCTGAACAAACTGCTCGGGGCGGATAGTGATAACTATCGGTTATTGGACGCCAACGATCCAGGGTTGTATCTGCGATATCATAACGAACTGCCAGTGTTGTCTGATGAAATTAGCATAATAACAACTGACTCTGGCCACGTCCAATCTTTCAGGATGGAGCCCGAAACATTTGAGCCGTCGCAGTACCCGGATGTATCGACTGCTGTGTCAGAAGAGGTAGCCATCAAAGAGCTGAGCGAGAATATGAAGCTTCGATACGTGCAGAATCCGAGAATACGGCAAGAATCAAAACAAGGGGATATGTGGCAGCCCATTCTGGAGTACACGCCAGCTGTTTCCTTCATGCAAAGAGGACGTGAAGATGGTACGGAGTGGTATATCGACGCAACCAATGGCAAGATGGTGTATGGAACGGGAGATAACGGGCTTGCTTATGATCAGTTGAATACGAAGGAAGCACATCCGATCGAATCTCCAAAGGAATACGTCAAGGTTCGCTCCAAGGATGAGGCAAAAGCGTTGCTGCAAGCGGAATTCGGCATACAAGTGGATGACTCGACCTATAGAGAGAGTAACCGTGACGGACGCAAGGAATACGTCTGGAATGATAAAAATGACAAGTATATCGGCGTAGAAGTTCTCGCAGAAACAGGCAGTGTCGTCGGGCTGGGATCACCGCGATCCGATACAGCAGTGACAGTCAAACGCGAGCAAGCGGAAGAGGCTGCACTTGCTTTTCTGCCTAAATACGTTGATCCAGGCATAAAAGAAGTGCAATTGGCGCAAGTCATACAGCCAGGCGAAGCGAATCCTGTGTCATCGGGCGAATGGGAATTCAGATATCTCATGAGCAAGGATGGCATTCCAGTACAGGATCGCGGGCAAAAAGCGGCTTATTCAGTAACAGTCGATCCATCTTCTGGCAAAGTGACAAAGTTTGAAAACTACAGAGAGACGCACGAGTTGGTGGAGCTTCCAGCATCCGACGAGATCGTCTCGAAAGACAAGGCTGTTGAGGCGTATTTACGCGTCATGCCTTTGAAGCTGGTCTATTTGATGAAAGATGTGGATGGGCAAAAATTAGCTCAACCAAAGCTGGCGTATGTGCCGTGGAGCGACGAAAAGCTAGCGGGCAAATATATTACTCTGGATGCCGTGACAGGCAAGATCATCACCAAATAA